GCACATCATCCGCGTCTGCGACAGCATGGTCTGCTACATCGGCGGTCACGAGTCGGTGGTCAGCCAGATCCAGAGCGAGCTGGGCATTGGCCTCGGCCAGACCACCGCAGACGGGCGCTTCACCCTGCTGCCGGTATGCTGCCTGGGTAACTGCGACAAGGCCCCGGCGCTGATGATCGACGACGACACCTTTGGCGACGTGCAGCCTGCTGGCGTCTCCAAACTGCTGGAGGGTTACGTATGACCATCACTTCCTTCGGCCCGGCCAACCGCATTGCGCGTTCGGCTGAAACCCATCCGCTGACCTGGCGCCTGCGTGACGACGGCGAGCCGCTGTGGCTCGACGAGTACCAGGCCAAGGACGGCTACGCCGCCGCCCGCAAGGCCCTGGCGCAAATGTCCCAGGACGATATCGTCCAGACCGTAAAAGATTCCGGCCTCAAGGGCCGTGGCGGTGCGGGCTTCCCCACCGGCGTCAAATGGGGCCTGATGCCCAAAGACGAATCCATGAACATCCGCTACCTGCTGTGCAACGCGGACGAAATGGAGCCCAACACCTGGAAAGACCGCATGCTGATGGAGCAACAGCCCCATCTGCTGATCGAAGGCATGCTGATCAGCGCCCGCGCGCTGAAGGCCTACCGCGGCTACATCTTCCTGCGTGGCGAATACACCACCGCAGCGCGCAACCTCACCCGTGCGGTCGAGGAAGCCAAGGCTGCCGGCCTTTTGGGCAAGAACATCCTTGGCAGCGGCTTCGACTTCGAGCTGTTCGTCCACACCGGTGCCGGGCGCTACATCTGCGGTGAAGAAACCGCTCTGATCAACTCCCTCGAAGGCCGCCGCGCCAACCCGCGCTCCAAGCCGCCCTTCCCTGCCGCCGTTGGCGTGTGGGGCAAGCCGACCTGCGTGAACAACGTCGAGACCCTGTGCAACGTGCCGGCCATCGTCGGCAACGGCATCGACTGGTACAAGTCGCTGGCCCGCGAAGGCAGCGAAGACCACGGCACCAAGCTGATGGGATTCTCCGGCAAGGTCAAGAACCCGGGCCTGTGGGAGCTGCCGTTCGGCGTCCCGGCCCGCGAGCTGTTCGAAGACTACGCCGGCGGCATGCGCGATGGCTTCAAGCTCAAGTGCTGGCAGCCAGGCGGCGCCGGTACCGGTTTCCTGCTGCCCGAGCACCTGGATGCGCAAATGTACGCCGGTGGTATTGCCAAGGTCGGCACCCGCATGGGTACCGGCCTGGCCATGGCCGTGGACGACAGCGTCAACATGGTCTCGCTGCTGCGCAACATGGAAGAGTTCTTCGCCCGTGAATCCTGTGGCTTCTGCACCCCGTGCCGCGACGGCCTGCCGTGGAGCGTCAAGCTCCTGCGCGCCCTCGAGAAAGGCCAGGGCCAGCAGGGCGACATCGAGACCCTGCTGGGTCTGGTCGGTTTCCTCGGCCCAGGCAAGACCTTCTGTGCCCACGCACCGGGCGCCGTTGAGCCGCTGGGTAGCGCGATCAAGTACTTCCGCCCTGAGTTCGAGGCTGGCATTGCCGCCCAGGCACCGGCTGCTGCCGCTGCCGGCCTGCGCCCGGACCTGGCGAAGCCGATCGTCGTCGGCGCATAACGAATAACAACGCGGGCGGTCCGTGCCGCCCGCTGCCTGCCCAGCTCGCCCGGGGACACCTGTCGCGGGCTGCAGGCACACAGATTTCCATTAGCCACGCCCGCAGACGCGGGCCAACGAAGAACTTTGAACCATGGCCACTATCCACGTAGACGGCAAAGAGCTCGAAGTCAACGGCGCAGACAACCTGTTACAGGCGTGTCTGTCGCTCGGCCTCGACATCCCCTATTTCTGCTGGCACCCGGCGCTCGGTAGCGTCGGTGCCTGCCGCCAGTGCGCGGTCAAGCAGTACACCGACGAGAACGACACCCGTGGTCGCATCGTCATGTCCTGCATGACCCCTGCCACCGATGGCAGCTGGATTTCCATCGAAGACGAAGAAGCCAAGGTATTCCGTGCCAGCGTCGTCGAATGGCTGATGACCAACCACCCGCACGACTGCCCGGTCTGTGAGGAAGGCGGTCACTGCCACCTGCAAGACATGACGGTAATGACCGGCCACAACGAGCGCCGCTACCGTTTCACCAAGCGTACCCACCAGAACCAGGAGCTCGGCCCGTTCATCGCCCACGAGATGAACCGCTGCATCGCCTGCTACCGTTGCGTGCGTTACTACAAGGACTACGCCGGCGGTACCGACCTGGGCGTATTCGGTGCCCACGACAACGTCTACTTCGGTCGCGTTGAAGATGGCACCCTCGAGAGCGAGTTCTCCGGCAACCTCACCGAGGTCTGCCCGACCGGTGTGTTCACCGACAAGACCCACTCCGAGCGCTACAACCGCAAATGGGACATGCAGTTCGCCCCGAGCATCTGCCATGGCTGCTCCAGCGGTTGCAACATCAGCCCGGGTGAGCGCTACGGCGAACTGCGCCGGATCGAAAACCGCTTCAACGGTTCGGTCAACCAGTACTTCCTGTGCGACCGTGGCCGTTTCGGCTATGGCTACGTCAACCGTGAAGACCGTCCACGTCAGCCACTGCTGGCCGACGGCACCAAGCTGAGCCTGGATGCCGCCCTGGACAAGGCCGCGGACATGCTGCGCGGGCGCAATATCGTCGGTATCGGTTCGCCGCGTGCCAGCCTTGAAAGCAACTACGGCCTGCGTGAGCTGGTCGGCGCCGAGCACTTCTACTCGGGCATGGAAGCCGCTGAGCTGGCCCGCGTACGCCTGGCCCTGCAAGTGCTCAACGACAGCCCGCTGCCAGTGCCGACCCTGCGCGACATGGAAGACCATGACGCGGTGTTCGTCCTCGGCGAAGACCTGACCCAGACCGCTGCCCGCGTGGCCCTGGCCCTGCGCCAGTCGGTCAAGGGCAAGGCCGAAGCCATGGCCGATGCCATGCGCGTTCAGCCGTGGCTCGATGCCGCGGTGAAGAACATCGGCCAGCACGCCATGTACCCGCTGTTTATCGCAAGCCTGGCCGAAACCAAGCTCGATGACGTCGCCGAAGAGTGCGTGCACGCAGCGCCAGAC
This portion of the Pseudomonas sp. SORT22 genome encodes:
- the nuoF gene encoding NADH-quinone oxidoreductase subunit NuoF, producing the protein MTITSFGPANRIARSAETHPLTWRLRDDGEPLWLDEYQAKDGYAAARKALAQMSQDDIVQTVKDSGLKGRGGAGFPTGVKWGLMPKDESMNIRYLLCNADEMEPNTWKDRMLMEQQPHLLIEGMLISARALKAYRGYIFLRGEYTTAARNLTRAVEEAKAAGLLGKNILGSGFDFELFVHTGAGRYICGEETALINSLEGRRANPRSKPPFPAAVGVWGKPTCVNNVETLCNVPAIVGNGIDWYKSLAREGSEDHGTKLMGFSGKVKNPGLWELPFGVPARELFEDYAGGMRDGFKLKCWQPGGAGTGFLLPEHLDAQMYAGGIAKVGTRMGTGLAMAVDDSVNMVSLLRNMEEFFARESCGFCTPCRDGLPWSVKLLRALEKGQGQQGDIETLLGLVGFLGPGKTFCAHAPGAVEPLGSAIKYFRPEFEAGIAAQAPAAAAAGLRPDLAKPIVVGA